In Zingiber officinale cultivar Zhangliang chromosome 6A, Zo_v1.1, whole genome shotgun sequence, a single genomic region encodes these proteins:
- the LOC121995145 gene encoding cyclin-D6-1-like — MEFHLDNPFQFSGECSEQIIIASLFSAEDLHVAAVSVPHALTLRRDTVSLIRQLTETPGGVDHYVAYLAVNYLDRFISKHEILSFLPWSPAFLSATCLSIAAKMLDFRFSVAKFQEMRPIDFDPANVDRMEFVLVEALDWRLRSITAFAFLGYFIRFIQSYPIEFLRDIRDRASRKLIRAQYGMDRSIATEVWEHQSCSTMCAIYGGFAFLL, encoded by the exons ATGGAGTTCCACCTCGACAACCCCTTCCAATTTTCCGGCGAATGCAGCGAGCAAATCATCATCGCCTCCCTCTTCTCCGCCGAGGATCTCCATGTCGCAGCCGTCTCCGTCCCCCATGCCCTCACCCTCCGCCGTGACACCGTCTCCCTGATACGCCAG TTGACGGAGACTCCGGGCGGCGTCGATCACTACGTGGCGTACCTCGCCGTCAACTACCTCGATCGGTTCATTTCGAAGCACGAAATCTTG TCGTTTCTTCCATGGTCGCCGGCCTTCCTCTCCGCGACCTGCCTCTCCATCGCCGCCAAGATGCTCGACTTCCGCTTCTCCGTCGCCAAATTCCAG GAAATGCGGCCGATCGATTTCGATCCGGCgaacgtcgatcggatggagttCGTGTTAGTGGAGGCTCTTGATTGGCGATTGCGATCCATCACTGCCTTCGCGTTCCTCGGTTACTTTATCCGCTTCATTCAGTCGTATCCTATTGAGTTCCTCCGAGATATAAGGGATCGTGCCTCCAGGAAGCTCATCAGAGCGCAATACGGTATGGATCGATCGATCGCCACCGAGGTTTGGGAACATCAATCTTGTTCTACAATGTGTGCCATCTATGGTGGTTTTGCTTTTCTTTTGTAA
- the LOC121994576 gene encoding cyclin-D6-1-like, with product MAAAALLSATVEVSPATFAVFESALRSCKFLNREKMRACFEMMKCVKLEGSDLASPSSAMGVQRSYTPVVVQEFRGENKETVGCSSDGNDS from the exons ATGGCCGCTGCAGCGCTGCTCTCGGCCACCGTTGAGGTTTCGCCAGCAACATTCGCCGTCTTCGAGTCCGCCCTGCGTTCTTGCAAATTTCTAAATCGA gagAAAATGAGAGCGTGCTTTGAGATGATGAAATGTGTTAAGCTGGAAGGCAGTGATCTGGCTTCCCCATCATCAGCCATGGGTGTTCAGAGATCGTATACACCGGTCGTTGTACAAGAATTTCGTGGAGAAAACAAAGAGACCGTCGGATGCTCATCTGATGGTAATGATTCGTAG